In one Catenovulum adriaticum genomic region, the following are encoded:
- a CDS encoding pyrimidine/purine nucleoside phosphorylase: MFDLKNYFEGEQLPTSVSVMAAGDHEFSNSKKEVVTVISGEMTVLLPGESEC, translated from the coding sequence TTGTTTGATCTTAAAAACTATTTTGAAGGTGAACAATTGCCGACCTCCGTTAGTGTAATGGCGGCGGGTGATCATGAGTTTTCAAACAGCAAAAAAGAAGTAGTAACTGTTATCTCAGGTGAGATGACGGTTTTATTGCCGGGCGAAAGTGAATGTTAA
- a CDS encoding right-handed parallel beta-helix repeat-containing protein — translation MTYSFQKKLIALTASLLIAAPSISAPFTQGGTWYWDDADRHDTNGSYPNDDGVVRTQQAPTLGSDNERNNIRNKFDSAGVPWVEVINTPYFLGNNAPFGNQIATMNAVENTADALANRPESGPDEWQRAVNPITVLWGPVQLDNARQEIADDIERTFVFRGNWNIDAPIYVGSNKTIWIDGDLTYTGADTPHVGGAAYTPKGSKMHGVFTVRRKASAWDANRGNIGENDWTSLGQNYAEPPNIVELNKPLKESIENQPIVQNVTFLGSQRGKIKVELSTAQSNPDGNWARYDPDLKPRNSNGTLANTGQVIPRTNGIHFDHARNVVVDGVRLEGALNAIYVSGTFQVDIKNNFIDKSVFRGVHLHGSGHAADNLAFVRNNLITRNHWDGIDIDSHSARYQVEENVIIGADNRFLIWTEIDAHHNLINDNVGIINLTQHSPIGAGGFQENGTEMNIGAQGTRWNTWQNNNIFNALEAKQGFLMRGTESNRVVQQDNVTWFNNYVWQQKRSMTTSNPKMDGIVDDVMYLWLNNDGNP, via the coding sequence ATGACATATTCTTTTCAAAAAAAATTAATAGCTTTAACGGCTAGCTTGTTAATTGCAGCACCAAGCATCAGTGCTCCTTTTACTCAAGGGGGAACTTGGTATTGGGATGATGCTGACCGCCACGACACTAACGGTAGCTACCCCAACGACGATGGCGTAGTCAGAACCCAGCAAGCCCCGACGCTCGGCAGTGATAATGAACGAAACAATATTCGCAATAAATTTGATTCCGCTGGTGTACCTTGGGTTGAGGTAATTAATACCCCCTACTTTCTTGGCAATAACGCTCCGTTTGGAAACCAAATAGCAACGATGAATGCAGTGGAAAACACCGCAGACGCTTTGGCAAACCGCCCCGAGTCTGGGCCCGATGAGTGGCAAAGGGCTGTAAATCCAATCACTGTATTGTGGGGACCTGTTCAACTTGATAATGCTCGCCAAGAAATAGCAGATGATATCGAGCGTACTTTTGTATTTCGAGGCAACTGGAATATTGATGCGCCTATTTACGTTGGTAGCAACAAAACCATTTGGATCGATGGAGATCTAACTTATACAGGTGCGGATACCCCACATGTTGGCGGCGCAGCTTACACTCCAAAAGGTTCCAAAATGCATGGCGTTTTTACAGTTCGGCGTAAAGCGAGTGCTTGGGATGCAAATCGCGGAAATATCGGCGAAAATGATTGGACATCCTTGGGGCAAAACTATGCAGAGCCCCCAAATATTGTCGAGTTAAATAAACCTCTCAAAGAATCAATAGAAAACCAGCCGATTGTTCAGAATGTCACTTTTTTAGGTAGCCAACGAGGTAAAATCAAAGTTGAGTTAAGTACGGCACAATCTAACCCAGATGGCAATTGGGCTCGCTATGATCCTGATTTAAAACCTCGTAATTCTAATGGAACCCTAGCTAACACAGGCCAGGTGATTCCAAGAACCAATGGCATTCATTTTGATCATGCGAGAAATGTTGTTGTTGACGGTGTTCGACTCGAAGGTGCTTTAAACGCTATCTATGTCTCAGGCACGTTCCAGGTTGATATTAAAAATAATTTTATCGACAAATCTGTATTTAGAGGCGTGCACCTGCACGGTAGCGGTCATGCTGCAGATAACTTAGCTTTTGTACGTAATAACTTAATCACCCGAAACCATTGGGACGGCATAGATATAGATTCCCATTCAGCTCGCTATCAAGTTGAAGAGAATGTGATCATTGGTGCAGACAACAGGTTTTTAATCTGGACGGAAATTGATGCCCACCACAACCTTATTAACGATAATGTTGGAATCATTAATTTAACTCAACATTCTCCTATTGGCGCGGGCGGTTTTCAAGAAAATGGCACCGAAATGAATATTGGCGCTCAAGGTACACGTTGGAATACTTGGCAAAACAATAATATTTTTAATGCACTAGAAGCAAAACAAGGGTTTTTAATGCGTGGTACAGAATCTAACCGGGTCGTGCAGCAAGATAATGTAACTTGGTTTAACAACTATGTTTGGCAGCAAAAACGGAGCATGACAACAAGCAACCCAAAAATGGATGGCATTGTTGATGATGTTATGTATTTGTGGTTAAACAACGACGGTAATCCATAA